One window from the genome of Yarrowia lipolytica chromosome 1B, complete sequence encodes:
- a CDS encoding uncharacterized protein (Compare to YALI0B17303g, similar to Saccharomyces cerevisiae DAD3 (YBR233W-A); ancestral locus Anc_6.142,gnl|GLV|YALI0B17303g [Yarrowia lipolytica] weakly similar to uniprot|P69850 Saccharomyces cerevisia YBR233W-A DAD3 Pi similarity to Z. rouxii involved in kinetochore function) → MRLDLNLRSLTDEIRVLTEGPSQVLSEQLSELQSKVYVIRTLIKSSVYNYAKMKGQEMEHHVSHNDDSSSDPWSINCVPLVAGMGTFTLYTFHRLWRLV, encoded by the exons ATG CGGCTGGACCTCAATCTGCGTTCGCTGACAGATGAGATTCGCGTGCTCACAGAGGGACCATCTCAGGTGCTGTCGGAACAGCTGTCGGAGCTGCAGTCCAAGGTCTATGTGATCAGAACACTGATTAAGTCGTCTGTCTACAACTATGCAAAGATGAAGGGCCAGGAAATGGA ACACCACGTTTCTCACAATGACGATTCAAGTTCGGATCCATGGTCCATCAACTGTGTACCCCTTGTCGCAGGCATGGGCACCTTCACATTGTACACCTTTCATCGTCTCTGGAGGCTAGTCTAG
- a CDS encoding uncharacterized protein (Compare to YALI0B17314g, similar to Saccharomyces cerevisiae ATP11 (YNL315C); ancestral locus Anc_3.30, similar to uniprot|P32453 Saccharomyces cerevisiae YNL315c ATP11 F1F0-ATPase complex assembly protein singleton): MRPFLKKAPIKALRQASGYSGSLSNLRVQWARPDIGRTSLSANASTQADVLARYQDKLKQKAAAEGVESVDELKEKLAPEIEATLKKLNESDPLAKVLEQAWSEKKTILEEGGEEAKTLTEKLGEVPPVPKNELKNLDSFVKLDKFKELGKQEIEFLWRARHINNERALCAVVDPQLFYKMFLNGRKHPMFVLPLPKGDEGCEMHIVQWNFVGEHLTHVIFTTLAEFKLHQDFARPHTTLMFHTDLAADKDCVLLNGQVEKDSAMSLQDAQFLILALQEFYGATITDPETTKRRQALLQSFTEGSDNFPIDMVIEEIEAFTK, from the coding sequence atgagACCATTTCTCAAGAAGGCACCCATTAAAGCCCTGCGTCAGGCTTCTGGCTATTCTGGCTCCCTCAGCAACCTGCGTGTCCAATGGGCTCGTCCTGATATCGGACGAACTTCTCTTTCTGCCAATGCATCCACCCAGGCTGACGTTCTGGCTCGATACCAGGATAAGCTGAAGCAGAAGGCTGCCGCCGAGGGCGTGGAGTCTGttgacgagctcaaggagaagcttGCTCCAGAGATTGAGGCTactctcaagaagctcaatgAGTCTGATCCTCTcgccaaggtgctggaaCAGGCCTggagtgaaaaaaagacgaTCCTTGAAGAGGGAGgagaggaggccaagactCTGACTGAGAAGCTTGGCGAGGTTCCCCCCGTTCCGAAgaacgagctcaagaacctcgaCAGCTTCGTCAAGCTGGACAAGTTTAAGGAACTTGGAAAGCAAGAAATTGAGTTCCTGTGGAGAGCCCGACATATTAACAACGAGCGCGCTCTGTGTGCTGTCGTTGACCCCCAGCTCTTCTACAAGATGTTCCTCAATGGCCGAAAGCACCCCATGTTCGTTCTGCCACTGCCCAAGGGAGACGAGGGATGTGAGATGCACATTGTGCAGTGGAACTTTGTTGGAGAGCACCTGACCCAcgtcatcttcaccacTCTGGCCGAGTTCAAGCTCCACCAGGACTTCGCTAGACCCCATACAACTCTCATGTTCCACACTGACCTTGCTGCTGACAAGGACTGTGTTCTTCTGAATGGTCAGGTCGAGAAGGACTCTGCCATGTCTCTCCAGGATGCCCAGTTCCTTATCCTGGCTCTCCAGGAGTTCTACGGAGCTACCATCACCGACCCAGAGACCACAAAGCGACGACAAGCTCTTCTGCAGTCCTTCACAGAGGGCTCCGACAACTTCCCCATCGATATGGTGatcgaggagattgaggctTTCACCAAGTGA
- a CDS encoding uncharacterized protein (Compare to YALI0B17336g, similar to Saccharomyces cerevisiae PHA2 (YNL316C); ancestral locus Anc_3.29, similar to uniprot|P32452 Saccharomyces cerevisiae YNL316c PHA2 prephenate dehydratase singleton) — protein MTTTEEIAFLGPLYTYSHAAAKQYQDTLAVPTTLRPAKSIEECFQLLDSGEVKLAVVPFENSTNGSVVWTLDFLRQRLLGDDYFYSATAELLVPVSHCFFSNVSDKKDITKIYSHPQVWGQCVEFLKQYPNVERIDVASTAKAAELAANEPNAGAISSEMAGAAAGIKLVETNIADKKNNTTRFLGLSSLDDVQNPPPTKDDLSLISFTTTHNNPGALCAVLEEFRKHDIDLSSINSRPSLQDSWHYIFFVECRAHVSEERMKNTLKAMESICSSLTVIGSFPRCPGRDA, from the coding sequence ATGACAACCACAGAGGAAATCGCCTTTCTCGGACCGTTATACACGTATTCACACGCAGCCGCAAAACAGTACCAGGATACTCTGGCAGTGCCCACGACCCTGCGACCGGCCAAATCAATCGAAGAGTGTTTCCAGCTACTGGACTCGGGAGAAGTCAAGCTGGCGGTCGTGCCGTTTGAAAACTCCACTAACGGATCGGTTGTTTGGACACTAGACTTTCTGCGACAACGGCTTCTCGGCGACGACTACTTCTACTCTGCGACtgccgagctgctggttccCGTGAGCCActgtttcttctccaaTGTTAGTGACAAAAAGGACATCACCAAAATTTACTCACACCCTCAGGTCTGGGGCCAGTGCGTCGAATTCCTCAAACAGTACCCCAATGTCGAGCGGATCGACGTGGCAAGTACCGCCAAGGCAGCTGAGCTGGCTGCCAATGAACCAAACGCAGGAGCTATCAGCTCGGAAATGGCCggagcagctgctggcatcaagctggtggagacCAACATTGCagacaagaaaaacaaTACCACCCGGTTCCTGGGCCTTAGTAGTCTCGATGACGTGCAGAACCCACCACCTACAAAGGACGATCTGTCCCTCATctccttcaccaccactcaCAACAACCCCGGAGCTCTGTGTGCAGTTTTGGAGGAGTTCCGAAAGCACGACATTGATCTGAGCAGTATCAACTCGCGACCGTCGCTACAGGACTCGTGGCACTACATCTTTTTCGTCGAATGCCGAGCCCACGTCAGCGAAGAACGCATGAAAAATACCCTCAAGGCCATGGAAAGCATCTGCTCTTCTCTGACGGTGATCGGATCCTTCCCCAGATGTCCTGGCAGAGACGCTTAG
- a CDS encoding uncharacterized protein (Compare to YALI0B17358g, similar to uniprot|Q23457 Caenorhabditis elegans ZK287.5 protein or uniprot|Q8WSQ1 Caenorhabditis elegans RING-H2 finger protein Rbx1, similar to Saccharomyces cerevisiae HRT1 (YOL133W); ancestral locus Anc_3.28): MADPSAMEVDTPVEQVEEVIEKPKKSAKKRLEVKKWSAVAFWSWDIQVETCAICKNHIMEPCIDCQANASGTQADCNVAWGKCNHAFHFHCINRWLKSRNTCPLDSKDWEFTRYGHVLSPVQYARLEVALVLLSKLKGPATSS; this comes from the exons ATGGCAGACCCAAGCGCTATGGAAGTCGACACACCTGTTGAGCAGGTCGAGGAAG TCATCGAGAAGCCCAAAAAGTCGGCTAAGAAGCGATTAGAAGTCAAGAAG TGGTCGGCGGTAGCATTTTGGTCATGGGATATCCAGGTGGAAACCTGTGCCATCTGCAAAAATCACATTATGGAGCCATGCATCGATTGCCAAGCCAACGCATCCGGAACTCAGGCTGACTGTAACGTGGCCTGGGGTAAGTGCAACCACGCCTTTCACTTTCATTGCATTAACCGATGGCTCAAGTCCCGAAACACTTGTCCATTGGATTCCAAGGACTGGGAGTTCACCAGATATGGCCA TGTGCTGAGTCCCGTACAGTACGCCCGATTGGAGGTTGCGTTGGTACTACTAAGCAAGCTGAAGGGGCCAGCTACAAGCTCTTGA